In Nerophis ophidion isolate RoL-2023_Sa linkage group LG12, RoL_Noph_v1.0, whole genome shotgun sequence, a single window of DNA contains:
- the foxb1a gene encoding forkhead box protein B1a, giving the protein MPRPGRNTYSDQKPPYSYISLTAMAIQSCPEKMLPLSEIYKFIMDRFPYYRENTQRWQNSLRHNLSFNDCFIKIPRRPDQPGKGSFWALHPSCGDMFENGSFLRRRKRFKVLGAADHHLAPSKPSDAAHYLQQQAKLRLSALQAATGAHLPQITPYNLGVTQSSTFKHPFAIENIIAREYKVPGGLAFSTVQSMSAGYPLHNQLATAWPHMYNSGVMDGMAPGDYSAYGVPIKSLCHGAQTLPAVPVPIKPTPTSMAGFSALPPHLPAFLSNSPQSLSPTSPQTATSQSSPATPGETLAGPGALQSVAVH; this is encoded by the coding sequence ATGCCTCGTCCGGGGAGAAACACGTACAGCGACCAGAAGCCTCCGTACTCCTACATCTCCCTGACGGCCATGGCCATCCAGAGCTGCCCGGAGAAGATGCTCCCCCTCAGCGAGATCTACAAGTTCATCATGGACCGCTTCCCTTACTACCGGGAAAACACGCAGCGCTGGCAGAACTCGCTGCGCCACAACCTGTCCTTCAACGACTGCTTCATCAAGATCCCGCGGCGCCCCGACCAGCCGGGGAAGGGCAGCTTCTGGGCGCTGCACCCCAGCTGCGGGGACATGTTCGAGAACGGCAGCTTCCTGCGCCGCCGCAAGCGCTTCAAGGTGCTGGGCGCCGCCGACCACCACCTGGCGCCCAGCAAGCCGTCGGACGCCGCGCACTACCTCCAGCAGCAGGCCAAGCTGCGGCTCAGCGCCCTGCAGGCGGCCACCGGCGCGCACCTGCCGCAGATCACCCCCTACAACCTGGGCGTGACGCAGAGCTCCACCTTCAAGCACCCCTTCGCCATCGAGAACATCATCGCCCGAGAGTACAAGGTCCCCGGCGGCCTGGCCTTCTCCACCGTGCAGTCCATGTCGGCCGGCTACCCGCTGCACAACCAGCTCGCCACGGCCTGGCCGCACATGTACAACAGCGGCGTGATGGACGGCATGGCTCCGGGCGACTACAGCGCCTACGGCGTGCCCATCAAGTCGCTGTGCCACGGCGCGCAGACTCTCCCCGCCGTCCCGGTGCCCATCAAGCCCACGCCGACCTCCATGGCCGGCTTCTCGGCGCTGCCCCCGCACCTGCCGGCCTTCCTCTCCAACTCGCCCCAGTCTCTGAGCCCCACCTCGCCACAGACAGCCACCAGCCAAAGCAGCCCCGCCACCCCCGGCGAGACGCTTGCCGGCCCGGGCGCGCTGCAGTCGGTGGCCGTGCACTGA